The following are from one region of the Leclercia sp. AS011 genome:
- the gatD gene encoding galactitol-1-phosphate 5-dehydrogenase produces the protein MKSVVIHAEGQVRVEERPVPDIQAADDVRVRVVCSGLCGSDIPRIFANGAHYYPITLGHEFSGYVDACGSGIDDLKAGDAVACVPLLPCFSCPECEKGYFSLCKQYQFVGSRSEGGNAEYIVVKRANLFRLPAEMTIEDGAFIEPITVGLHAFHLAQGCEGKNVIIVGAGTIGLLAMQCALALGAASVTAIDINDDKLALATSLGATRVFNSKILSAEEMLTALHETRFDQLVLETAGTPQTVALAIDIAGPRAQLALVGTLHHDLTLSAATFGKILRKELTLLGSWMNYSAPWPGVEWETAARLLKEQKLQLEPLIAHTGDSESFARAIQALNGSPMQGKILLRLD, from the coding sequence ATGAAATCAGTGGTAATTCATGCTGAGGGCCAGGTGCGCGTTGAAGAGCGCCCTGTCCCGGACATTCAGGCGGCGGATGATGTGCGGGTGCGCGTAGTCTGCTCGGGCTTATGCGGTTCAGATATCCCGCGTATTTTCGCCAACGGAGCCCACTACTACCCCATCACCCTAGGGCACGAATTCAGCGGCTACGTTGATGCCTGCGGCTCGGGCATCGACGATCTGAAGGCGGGCGATGCGGTGGCCTGCGTGCCGCTGCTGCCCTGCTTCTCCTGCCCGGAGTGTGAAAAAGGCTACTTCTCACTGTGTAAGCAGTACCAGTTTGTCGGCTCCCGCAGCGAAGGGGGCAATGCAGAGTATATTGTGGTGAAGCGCGCCAACCTGTTCCGTCTGCCTGCGGAGATGACCATTGAAGACGGGGCTTTTATCGAGCCGATCACCGTCGGGCTGCACGCGTTCCACCTTGCCCAGGGTTGCGAGGGCAAAAATGTGATCATCGTCGGGGCGGGCACCATCGGCCTGCTGGCGATGCAGTGCGCGCTGGCGCTGGGTGCGGCAAGCGTGACCGCCATTGATATCAATGACGACAAGCTGGCGCTGGCGACCTCACTCGGCGCAACCCGGGTGTTCAACAGCAAGATCCTGAGCGCGGAGGAGATGCTGACTGCCCTTCACGAGACGCGTTTCGATCAGCTGGTGCTGGAGACCGCCGGGACGCCGCAAACCGTCGCCCTTGCCATCGACATCGCCGGGCCCCGCGCCCAGCTGGCGCTGGTGGGGACGTTGCATCACGACCTGACGTTATCTGCCGCCACCTTTGGCAAGATCCTGCGCAAAGAGCTGACCCTGCTGGGCAGCTGGATGAACTACTCCGCGCCATGGCCAGGCGTTGAGTGGGAGACCGCCGCCCGGCTTCTCAAAGAGCAAAAATTGCAGCTGGAGCCGCTGATTGCCCATACCGGCGACAGCGAAAGTTTTGCCCGTGCTATTCAGGCACTGAATGGCTCACCGATGCAGGGCAAAATCCTGTTGCGTCTGGATTGA
- a CDS encoding YraN family protein — translation MAQVPAGTDRSGQLTRKQTGDARELQARRWLERQGLRFIAANVRARGGEIDLIMQDGPTIVFIEVRYRQSSRFGGAAASVTRAKQQKLLLTAQLWLVRHNGSFDTVDCRFDVVAFTGNAIEWFKNAFGADA, via the coding sequence ATGGCTCAAGTACCAGCAGGGACAGATCGTTCCGGCCAGTTAACCCGTAAACAGACCGGCGACGCGCGCGAGCTTCAGGCGCGTCGCTGGCTTGAGCGCCAGGGACTGCGCTTTATCGCCGCGAACGTTCGCGCGCGCGGCGGTGAAATTGACCTTATCATGCAGGATGGCCCGACTATCGTGTTTATCGAGGTGCGCTACCGTCAGTCATCCCGCTTTGGCGGGGCCGCGGCCAGCGTGACCCGGGCCAAGCAACAAAAATTATTACTCACCGCCCAGTTGTGGCTTGTCCGGCATAATGGCAGCTTTGATACTGTGGATTGCCGGTTCGATGTGGTAGCCTTCACCGGAAACGCCATCGAATGGTTCAAAAACGCCTTCGGCGCAGACGCGTAA
- a CDS encoding penicillin-binding protein activator: protein MVPLTFLHNKVTRSLPLVLAALLFAGCGTQAPDQSAAHMEGAAQADSGFYLHQMEQSTDDTRINWQLLAIRALLKEGKTQHAADLFNQLPQDLSDTQRREQSLLATELKIAQNDVAGAKKILGNIDVSTLDKNQQARFWQAGIAAEQGRPSLTLLRALIAQQPLLATAEKQKNIDATWQTLSAMNPDQANALVINADENILQGWLDLQRVWFDNRNDPNMLKAGIKDWQTRYPNNPGATMLPTQLVNVQNFKPASTSKIALLLPLDGQAAVFGRTIQQGFDAARNGTATVTGSAVPAQVAQAANAGDVVSPSSAETNDLTTAQPVVAQEGTMQDPVQAPETTQPVAAPDSSVQDPAQAPATAQAPQAPGNPAAEVKVYDTSAQPLDQVLNQVQQDGASIVVGPLLKNNVEELMKSNTTLNVLALNQPEQVQNRPNVCYFALSPEDEARDAARHIHEQGKQAPLLLIPRSQLGDRVANAFAQEWQQLGGGIVLQQKFGSSTELRAGVNGGSGIALTGSPVTSSLPQQQGVTIGGLTIPAPPTDAQISGGGNIDAAYIVATPEEIGFIKPMIAMRNGSQAGVSLYASSRSAQGTAGPDFRLEMEGLQYSEIPMLAGSNPALMQQALSSVRNDYSLARLYAMGVDAWTLANHFTQMRQVPGFEISGNTGDLTATQDCVINRKLSWLKYQQGQIVPAS from the coding sequence ATGGTACCCTTAACGTTTCTTCATAATAAAGTCACGCGCAGCCTTCCGCTGGTGCTGGCAGCCCTGCTCTTTGCGGGCTGCGGTACCCAGGCACCCGATCAAAGTGCTGCCCATATGGAGGGTGCAGCCCAGGCCGACTCCGGCTTCTATCTGCACCAGATGGAGCAGAGCACAGATGATACCCGGATCAACTGGCAATTACTCGCCATTCGTGCACTGCTGAAAGAGGGTAAAACCCAGCATGCCGCCGATCTGTTTAACCAGTTGCCGCAGGATCTGAGCGATACCCAGCGCCGCGAGCAGTCACTGCTGGCCACTGAACTGAAAATTGCACAAAACGACGTTGCCGGGGCGAAGAAGATCCTGGGAAATATCGACGTCAGCACCCTGGATAAAAACCAGCAGGCGCGTTTCTGGCAGGCCGGTATTGCCGCGGAACAGGGCCGTCCTTCCCTGACGCTGCTGCGGGCGCTGATTGCCCAGCAGCCGCTGCTCGCCACCGCCGAAAAGCAGAAAAATATTGATGCGACCTGGCAGACGCTCTCCGCCATGAATCCGGATCAGGCCAATGCGCTGGTGATTAACGCCGACGAAAATATCCTGCAGGGCTGGCTGGATCTGCAGCGCGTCTGGTTCGATAACCGCAACGATCCGAATATGCTCAAAGCCGGGATCAAAGACTGGCAGACCCGCTATCCGAACAACCCGGGCGCGACTATGCTGCCGACGCAGCTGGTCAATGTGCAGAACTTCAAACCTGCTTCCACCAGCAAAATCGCTCTGCTGCTGCCGCTGGATGGTCAGGCCGCCGTCTTTGGCCGCACGATCCAGCAGGGCTTTGATGCGGCGAGAAATGGCACCGCTACCGTCACGGGTAGTGCCGTTCCCGCCCAAGTCGCCCAGGCGGCTAACGCCGGTGACGTGGTAAGCCCGTCCAGTGCCGAAACCAACGACCTGACCACGGCCCAGCCTGTCGTCGCGCAGGAAGGGACGATGCAGGATCCGGTTCAGGCTCCTGAAACCACGCAACCTGTCGCCGCGCCGGATAGCAGCGTGCAGGATCCCGCTCAAGCTCCTGCCACCGCGCAGGCACCTCAGGCCCCGGGCAATCCTGCCGCCGAGGTGAAGGTATATGACACCAGCGCCCAGCCACTCGATCAGGTCCTGAATCAGGTCCAGCAGGATGGTGCCAGCATCGTGGTCGGCCCGTTGCTAAAAAACAACGTCGAAGAGCTGATGAAGAGTAACACCACGCTAAACGTGCTGGCCCTCAACCAGCCGGAGCAGGTGCAGAATCGCCCGAACGTCTGTTACTTCGCCCTGTCGCCGGAAGATGAAGCCCGCGATGCCGCGCGCCATATCCATGAGCAAGGTAAGCAGGCTCCCCTGCTGCTGATCCCACGCAGCCAGCTGGGCGATCGCGTCGCCAACGCCTTTGCCCAGGAGTGGCAACAGCTCGGCGGCGGCATCGTACTGCAGCAGAAATTTGGCTCCAGCACGGAACTGCGTGCGGGCGTTAACGGCGGCTCGGGCATTGCCCTGACCGGCAGCCCGGTCACCTCCAGCCTGCCACAGCAGCAGGGCGTGACCATTGGCGGCCTGACCATCCCCGCCCCGCCAACGGATGCGCAGATCAGCGGCGGCGGCAACATCGATGCGGCGTACATCGTCGCCACCCCGGAAGAGATTGGCTTTATCAAACCGATGATCGCCATGCGTAACGGCAGCCAGGCCGGCGTGTCGCTGTATGCCAGCTCGCGCAGCGCCCAGGGCACCGCCGGCCCGGACTTCCGTCTCGAAATGGAAGGACTGCAGTACAGCGAGATCCCAATGCTGGCGGGCAGCAACCCGGCACTGATGCAGCAGGCGCTGAGCAGCGTGCGCAACGACTACTCGCTGGCGCGTCTGTACGCCATGGGTGTGGACGCCTGGACGCTGGCGAACCATTTCACCCAGATGCGCCAGGTGCCAGGCTTTGAAATCAGCGGCAATACCGGCGATCTGACTGCCACACAGGACTGCGTGATTAACAGGAAGTTATCATGGCTCAAGTACCAGCAGGGACAGATCGTTCCGGCCAGTTAA
- the rsmI gene encoding 16S rRNA (cytidine(1402)-2'-O)-methyltransferase encodes MKQHETADNSQGQLYIVPTPIGNLSDITQRALTVLQSVDLIAAEDTRHTGLLLQHFAINARLFALHDHNEQQKAALLVAKLKEGQNIALVSDAGTPLINDPGYHLVRTCREAGIRVVPLPGPCAAIAALSAAGLPSDRFCYEGFLPAKSKGRRDVLKALEAEPRTLIFYESTHRLLESLEDMVAVWGEARYVVLARELTKTWETIHGLPVGELLAWVKEDENRRKGEMVLIVEGHKATEDALPADALRTLALLQTELPLKKAAALAAEIHGVKKNALYKYALEQQGE; translated from the coding sequence ATGAAACAACACGAAACGGCAGATAATTCTCAGGGTCAGCTTTATATTGTACCTACTCCTATCGGGAATTTATCTGATATTACCCAACGTGCGCTCACCGTGTTGCAAAGCGTTGATCTTATTGCAGCTGAAGATACCCGCCACACCGGCCTGCTGCTGCAACATTTTGCGATTAACGCCCGCCTGTTTGCCCTGCACGATCACAACGAGCAGCAAAAAGCGGCCCTGCTGGTGGCCAAACTGAAAGAGGGGCAGAACATCGCCCTGGTGTCCGATGCTGGTACGCCGCTGATCAACGACCCGGGCTATCACCTGGTGCGTACCTGCCGCGAAGCCGGTATTCGCGTAGTCCCTCTTCCGGGGCCGTGCGCCGCCATTGCTGCCCTGAGCGCGGCGGGCCTGCCGTCAGATCGTTTCTGCTACGAGGGTTTCCTGCCCGCCAAATCCAAAGGCCGTCGCGACGTGCTGAAGGCGCTGGAAGCCGAACCCCGCACCCTGATCTTCTACGAATCCACCCACCGTCTGCTGGAGAGCCTGGAAGACATGGTAGCGGTCTGGGGCGAAGCGCGTTACGTGGTGCTGGCGCGTGAGCTGACCAAAACCTGGGAGACCATTCACGGCCTGCCGGTTGGCGAGCTGCTGGCCTGGGTGAAAGAGGACGAAAACCGCCGCAAAGGCGAGATGGTGCTGATTGTCGAAGGGCACAAAGCGACAGAGGACGCGCTGCCTGCCGATGCGCTGCGCACCCTCGCGCTGCTGCAGACCGAGCTGCCGCTGAAGAAAGCGGCCGCACTGGCGGCGGAGATCCACGGCGTGAAGAAGAACGCGCTGTATAAGTATGCGCTGGAGCAGCAGGGGGAGTAA
- the diaA gene encoding DnaA initiator-associating protein DiaA, producing MLERIKVCFTESIQTQIAAAEALPDAISRAAMTLVQSLLNGNKILCCGNGTSAANAQHFAASMINRFETERPSLPAIALNTDNVVLTAIANDRLHDEIYAKQVRALGHAGDVLLAISTRGNSRDIVKAVEAAVTRDMTIVALTGYDGGELAGLLGPHDVEIRIPSHRSARIQEMHMLTVNCLCDLIDNTLFPHQDD from the coding sequence GTGCTCGAAAGAATTAAGGTGTGCTTCACCGAAAGCATTCAGACTCAGATCGCAGCGGCAGAAGCGCTGCCGGACGCTATCTCCCGTGCGGCGATGACGCTGGTACAATCCCTGCTCAACGGCAACAAAATCCTCTGTTGTGGCAACGGCACCTCGGCCGCCAACGCACAGCATTTTGCTGCCAGTATGATCAACCGTTTTGAGACAGAGCGCCCCAGTTTACCTGCCATTGCACTTAATACCGATAACGTGGTCTTAACGGCGATTGCCAACGATCGTCTTCATGATGAGATCTATGCCAAACAGGTCCGTGCATTAGGGCACGCCGGCGATGTGCTGCTGGCAATCTCTACGCGCGGCAACAGCCGCGACATCGTCAAAGCCGTTGAAGCCGCCGTCACGCGCGATATGACTATCGTCGCCCTGACCGGCTACGATGGCGGCGAGCTGGCGGGGCTGTTAGGTCCTCATGATGTGGAGATCCGTATTCCTTCCCACCGCAGCGCGCGCATTCAGGAGATGCACATGCTGACGGTGAACTGTTTATGCGATCTGATCGACAACACGCTTTTCCCTCACCAGGATGATTAA
- the gatB gene encoding PTS galactitol transporter subunit IIB — protein sequence MKRKVIVACGGAVATSTMAAEEIKELCDAHNITLDLVQCRVTEIETYMDGADLICTTAKVDRTFGEIPVVHGMPFVSGVGIEALQQKILTILEG from the coding sequence CGGCGCCGTTGCCACATCCACCATGGCCGCTGAAGAGATCAAAGAGCTGTGTGATGCCCACAACATCACCCTGGATCTGGTCCAGTGTCGGGTCACCGAAATTGAGACCTATATGGACGGCGCAGACCTGATCTGCACCACCGCGAAAGTTGACCGGACCTTTGGCGAAATTCCGGTGGTACACGGCATGCCGTTTGTGTCGGGCGTCGGCATTGAAGCCCTGCAGCAAAAAATCCTGACCATCCTCGAGGGGTAA
- a CDS encoding PTS galactitol transporter subunit IIC: MFTEIMRYILDLGPTVMLPIVIIIFSKLLGMKLGDCFKSGLHIGIGFVGIGLVIGLMLDSIGPAAKAMAEQFQINLHVVDVGWPGSSPMTWASQIALVAIPVAIGVNVLMLVTRMTRVVNVDIWNIWHMTFTGAMLHLATGSYWLGILGVVVHAAFVYKLGDWFARDTRDFFGLEGIAIPHGSSAYLGPIAVLVDTLIEKMPGLNRIHFSADDVQRRFGPFGEPVTVGFVMGLVIGLLAGYDAKNVLQLAVKTAAVMLLMPRVIKPIMDGLTPIAKHARKRLQAKFGGQEFLIGLDPALLLGHTSVVSASLIFIPLTILIAVLVPGNQVLPFGDLATIGFFVAMAVAVHQGNLFRTLISGVIIMGITLWIATQTIGLHTQLAENAGALKAGGMVASMDQGGSPVTWLLIQLFTWQNLVGFVVIGAIYFTGVLLTWRRARAFSAAEKRAEAPQSQTAS; this comes from the coding sequence ATGTTTACCGAAATCATGCGGTATATCCTCGATCTGGGGCCGACGGTCATGCTACCCATCGTCATCATCATCTTCTCGAAGCTGCTGGGGATGAAGCTGGGCGACTGCTTTAAGTCCGGTCTGCATATCGGGATTGGCTTTGTCGGGATCGGGCTGGTAATCGGCCTGATGCTCGACTCTATTGGCCCGGCGGCCAAAGCGATGGCGGAGCAGTTTCAGATCAACCTCCACGTGGTGGACGTCGGCTGGCCGGGCTCCTCGCCCATGACCTGGGCCTCGCAGATTGCGCTGGTGGCGATCCCGGTGGCGATAGGCGTTAACGTGCTGATGCTGGTCACCCGCATGACCCGCGTGGTGAACGTTGATATCTGGAACATCTGGCATATGACCTTTACCGGCGCGATGCTGCACCTGGCGACCGGCTCTTACTGGCTCGGGATCCTCGGCGTGGTGGTCCACGCGGCCTTTGTCTACAAGCTGGGCGACTGGTTTGCCAGGGACACGCGGGACTTCTTCGGCCTCGAAGGGATTGCCATCCCGCACGGCTCGTCCGCTTATCTTGGCCCGATTGCGGTGCTGGTGGACACGCTCATCGAGAAAATGCCGGGACTCAATCGCATCCACTTTAGCGCCGACGACGTTCAGAGACGCTTTGGCCCGTTTGGTGAGCCGGTTACGGTCGGTTTCGTGATGGGTCTGGTCATCGGCCTGCTGGCCGGTTACGACGCGAAAAACGTCCTGCAGCTGGCGGTGAAAACCGCCGCGGTAATGCTGCTGATGCCGCGCGTCATCAAGCCGATCATGGATGGCCTGACGCCGATTGCCAAACATGCGCGTAAGCGTCTGCAGGCGAAGTTTGGCGGCCAGGAGTTCTTAATCGGCCTCGATCCGGCGCTGCTGCTGGGCCATACCTCGGTGGTCTCTGCCAGCCTGATCTTTATTCCGCTGACCATCCTGATTGCGGTGCTGGTGCCGGGTAACCAGGTCCTGCCGTTTGGCGATCTCGCTACCATCGGCTTCTTCGTCGCCATGGCGGTAGCGGTACATCAGGGCAACCTGTTCCGCACCCTGATTTCCGGCGTCATTATCATGGGCATCACCCTGTGGATCGCCACCCAGACCATCGGCCTGCACACGCAACTGGCCGAGAATGCCGGGGCGCTGAAGGCGGGCGGAATGGTGGCCTCCATGGATCAGGGCGGCTCGCCCGTCACCTGGCTGCTGATCCAGCTCTTTACCTGGCAAAACCTGGTGGGGTTCGTGGTGATTGGTGCCATCTACTTCACCGGCGTGCTGCTCACCTGGCGTCGTGCCCGTGCTTTTAGCGCAGCAGAAAAACGCGCTGAGGCACCACAGAGCCAGACGGCTTCTTAA
- a CDS encoding DeoR/GlpR family DNA-binding transcription regulator produces the protein MNSFERRNKIVDLVNANGSVLVLDLSNSFGISEVTIRTDLRLLEEKGLVTRFHGGAARPGSNLSENENQEVLLEDRYSLASDPKKRIALAAVAMIEEGMTVILDSGSTTMLIAEALAKKANITVITNSLPAAFALSDNKDITLVVCGGTVRHKTHSMHGTIAERSLAGISADLMFVGADGIDTTNGITTFNEGYSISSVMAAAAHKVVAVLDASKFNRRGFNQVLPMAEIDCVITDEGIGEKELKSLKQTPVELIVV, from the coding sequence ATGAACTCATTTGAGCGAAGGAACAAAATCGTCGATCTGGTGAATGCCAACGGCAGCGTATTAGTGCTCGACCTTTCGAATTCTTTTGGCATCTCCGAAGTGACCATCCGCACGGATCTGCGTCTGCTGGAAGAGAAAGGACTGGTGACCCGTTTTCACGGCGGGGCCGCCAGACCGGGCAGTAATCTGAGTGAAAACGAAAATCAGGAAGTGCTGCTGGAAGATCGCTACAGCCTCGCCAGCGACCCGAAAAAACGCATCGCCCTGGCGGCGGTGGCGATGATTGAAGAGGGTATGACGGTCATTTTAGACAGCGGCAGCACCACCATGCTGATCGCTGAAGCGCTGGCGAAGAAAGCCAACATCACGGTGATCACTAACAGCCTGCCCGCCGCTTTCGCCCTGTCGGACAACAAAGACATCACTCTGGTGGTATGCGGCGGCACGGTGCGCCACAAAACCCACTCCATGCACGGCACCATCGCCGAGCGCTCACTGGCAGGCATCAGCGCCGACCTGATGTTTGTCGGAGCGGACGGGATCGACACCACCAACGGCATCACCACCTTCAACGAAGGCTACTCGATCAGCAGTGTAATGGCCGCGGCGGCGCATAAAGTGGTTGCCGTGCTGGACGCGAGCAAGTTCAACCGCCGCGGGTTTAATCAGGTACTGCCGATGGCGGAGATTGACTGTGTGATTACTGACGAAGGGATCGGTGAGAAAGAGCTGAAGAGCCTGAAACAAACGCCAGTAGAGCTTATTGTGGTGTAA